From a single Amphiprion ocellaris isolate individual 3 ecotype Okinawa chromosome 18, ASM2253959v1, whole genome shotgun sequence genomic region:
- the LOC111579054 gene encoding myosin light chain kinase, smooth muscle-like isoform X5, which translates to MEKDGRKPKTFVSTFRLALKPQKQPIGVKKQRENGLDATNRTLMGNNKPGIPSATVSTGIKDNNPQTKVSTSKGPPVEFLDPPEQVEVRVGEQARLRCEFRSSSTPVACCWIYNRDKVVAGCQRISVNSTKTQSSIEISHAVPEDTGLYTVVVRNRTGSAQHTVSLSVIDRPDPPASHPVVSQLSTSSLVLSWTGPSYDGGTAVLGYIVEASQGGPDSPSSWTQLISRCKNTSHHIRSGLEPQGQYRFRVRAYNSAGTSEPSQESDFVKMATAKEKKEEPESYITVITDTKHKIKEHYDVHEKLGVGKFGDVHRLTHKETGQVCAGKFYRARSSKEKATARKEIELMNKLHHPKLVQCLAAYDTRSELVMVMEYIEGGELFERIVDENFEHTEPTSARYMQQILEGMQYVHKQNIVHLDLKPENIVCVDTTGTRIKIIDFGLASELEEGKPLMVLHGTPEFVAPEVINYEPVGLETDMWSIGVICFILLSGESPFQGNSDAETFTLVTAARYEFDEESFEDISDQAKDFISSLLKKDCRGRLSCTEALAHPWMASFTPLSRRPTKSLNKEKMRHFLAKRKWKKTGKAVLALQRMANLSSRPDSPGSSSEEPGWSQEAEEAIQSLEKQLHIEPRFQQALKDATLPKGATAQLTCLVNGYPQPEVKWLQNEKPVSESCRVTMEQQEDGRCSLVLADLEPSDSGVYVCRASNKLGEAMCSAKLKVEQ; encoded by the exons ATGGAGAAAGACGGTAGGAAACCGAAGACCTTTGTGTCCACCTTCCGGTTGGCCCTCAAGCCTCAAAAGCAACCTATCGGTgtgaagaagcagagagagaatgGACTGGATGCAACAAACAGGACTTTGATGGGAAACAACAAACCGGGAATCCCATCTGCAACAG TCTCCACAGGTATCAAAGATAACAACCCTCAAACAAAAGTCTCCACCAGCAAAG GGCCTCCGGTGGAGTTTCTGGACCCACCTGAGCAGGTGGAGGTTCGAGTGGGCGAACAGGCCCGACTACGCTGTGAGTTCAGGAGCAGCTCCACACCTGTGGCCTGTTGCTGGATTTACAACAGAGACAAG GTGGTAGCAGGATGCCAACGGATTTCAGTCAACAGCACCAAGACACAGAGCAGCATTGAGATCTCTCACGCCGTTCCAGAAGACACAGGATTGTACACTGTTGTTGTACGAAACAGAACCGGATCCGCTCAGCACACAGTTTCCCTCAGTGTCATAG ACCGGCCTGATCCGCCAGCATCCCATCCTGTTGTTTCCCAGCTGTCCACCTCATCCCTGGTCCTGTCCTGGACTGGTCCCAGCTACGACGGAGGCACAGCTGTGTTGGGTTACATCGTAGAGGCCAGTCAAGGAGGTCCAGACAGTCCTAGTAGCTGGACTCAACTAATAAGCCGCTGTAAGAACACGTCCCACCACATCCGCTCGGGCCTGGAACCTCAGGGGCAGTACCGCTTCCGAGTCAGAGCTTACAACTCGGCGGGGACCAGTGAACCGAGCCAGGAGTCCGACTTTGTGAAGATGGCAACTGCAA aggaaaagaaagaagagccAGAGTCGTACATCACAGTGATCACAGACACCAAACATAAAATCAAGGAGCACTACGATGTGCATGAGAAGCTGGGAGT TGGAAAATTTGGCGATGTGCACCGACTGACCCACAAAGAGACAGGCCAGGTGTGCGCGGGAAAGTTCTACCGAGCCCGGTCCTCCAAGGAGAAGGCGACAGCTCGCAAGGAGATCGAACTGATGAACAAGCTTCACCACCCGAAACTTGTGCAGTGTCTGGCTGCCTACGATACCCGGTCTGAGCTGGTCATGGTCATGGAGTA cATTGAAGGCGGCGAGCTCTTTGAACGCATCGTGGATGAGAACTTCGAGCACACGGAGCCCACCAGTGCCCGCTACATGCAGCAGATCCTGGAGGGCATGCAGTACGTCCACAAGCAGAACATCGTCCACCTGGACCTCAAACCAGAGAACATCGTCTGCGTGGACACGACTGGTACACGGATCAAGATCATCGACTTTGGCTTGGCGAGTGAACTGG AGGAGGGTAAACCTCTGATGGTGCTGCACGGTACGCCTGAGTTTGTGGCCCCCGAGGTGATCAACTATGAGCCTGTGGGCCTGGAGACCGACATGTGGAGCATTGGAGTCATCTGCTTCATCTT GCTCAGTGGAGAATCCCCCTTCCAGGGAAACAGTGATGCTGAGACTTTTACTCTTGTGACTGCTGCCCGTTACGAGTTCGATGAGGAGAGTTTTGAGGACATCTCGGATCAAGCTAAAGACTTTATCAGCTCGCTGCTAAAGAAAGATTGCAG AGGCAGGTTATCTTGTACCGAAGCCCTCGCTCACCCTTGGATGGCCTCTTTCACCCCTCTGAGCCGCAGACCCACCAAGTCCCTCAATAAGGAGAAGATGAGACATTTTCTGGCCAAGCGCAAGTGGAAG AAAACTGGCAAGGCTGTTTTGGCCCTACAGCGAATGGCTAACCTCTCCAGCAGGCCAGACTCTCCTGGCAGCTCCTCAGAGG AGCCAGGCTGGAGCcaggaggcagaggaggccATCCAGTCGCTGGAGAAGCAGCTTCACATCGAGCCTCGCTTCCAGCAGGCCCTGAAGGACGCCACCCTTCCCAAGGGAGCCACCGCTCAGCTAACATGCCTTGTCAATG GTTACCCGCAGCCGGAGGTGAAGTGGCTTCAGAATGAGAAGCCGGTGTCTGAATCGTGCAGAGTGACCATGGAGCAACAAGAAGACGGACGCTGCTCTCTGGTTCTGGCTGATCTGGAGCCTTCAGACTCCGGGGTTTATGTGTGCAGAGCCAGTAACAAGCTGGGGGAAGCGATGTGCTCTGCCAAACTCAAAGTGGAGCAGTGA
- the LOC111579054 gene encoding myosin light chain kinase, smooth muscle-like isoform X4 — protein MEKDGRKPKTFVSTFRLALKPQKQPIGVKKQRENGLDATNRTLMGNNKPGIPSATATKEILSTNHHEVTSKAASLGNTGLSSASKGESKKEKDKVSTGIKDNNPQTKVSTSKGPPVEFLDPPEQVEVRVGEQARLRCEFRSSSTPVACCWIYNRDKVVAGCQRISVNSTKTQSSIEISHAVPEDTGLYTVVVRNRTGSAQHTVSLSVIDRPDPPASHPVVSQLSTSSLVLSWTGPSYDGGTAVLGYIVEASQGGPDSPSSWTQLISRCKNTSHHIRSGLEPQGQYRFRVRAYNSAGTSEPSQESDFVKMATAKEKKEEPESYITVITDTKHKIKEHYDVHEKLGVGKFGDVHRLTHKETGQVCAGKFYRARSSKEKATARKEIELMNKLHHPKLVQCLAAYDTRSELVMVMEYIEGGELFERIVDENFEHTEPTSARYMQQILEGMQYVHKQNIVHLDLKPENIVCVDTTGTRIKIIDFGLASELEEGKPLMVLHGTPEFVAPEVINYEPVGLETDMWSIGVICFILLSGESPFQGNSDAETFTLVTAARYEFDEESFEDISDQAKDFISSLLKKDCRGRLSCTEALAHPWMASFTPLSRRPTKSLNKEKMRHFLAKRKWKKTGKAVLALQRMANLSSRPDSPGSSSEEPGWSQEAEEAIQSLEKQLHIEPRFQQALKDATLPKGATAQLTCLVNGYPQPEVKWLQNEKPVSESCRVTMEQQEDGRCSLVLADLEPSDSGVYVCRASNKLGEAMCSAKLKVEQ, from the exons ATGGAGAAAGACGGTAGGAAACCGAAGACCTTTGTGTCCACCTTCCGGTTGGCCCTCAAGCCTCAAAAGCAACCTATCGGTgtgaagaagcagagagagaatgGACTGGATGCAACAAACAGGACTTTGATGGGAAACAACAAACCGGGAATCCCATCTGCAACAG CAACAAAGGAAATCCTCAGTACAAACCACCATGAGGTCACATCTAAGGCTGCGTCACTCGGTAACACAGGATTGTCCTCAGCTTCTAAAGGAGAaagcaaaaaggaaaaggaCAAAG TCTCCACAGGTATCAAAGATAACAACCCTCAAACAAAAGTCTCCACCAGCAAAG GGCCTCCGGTGGAGTTTCTGGACCCACCTGAGCAGGTGGAGGTTCGAGTGGGCGAACAGGCCCGACTACGCTGTGAGTTCAGGAGCAGCTCCACACCTGTGGCCTGTTGCTGGATTTACAACAGAGACAAG GTGGTAGCAGGATGCCAACGGATTTCAGTCAACAGCACCAAGACACAGAGCAGCATTGAGATCTCTCACGCCGTTCCAGAAGACACAGGATTGTACACTGTTGTTGTACGAAACAGAACCGGATCCGCTCAGCACACAGTTTCCCTCAGTGTCATAG ACCGGCCTGATCCGCCAGCATCCCATCCTGTTGTTTCCCAGCTGTCCACCTCATCCCTGGTCCTGTCCTGGACTGGTCCCAGCTACGACGGAGGCACAGCTGTGTTGGGTTACATCGTAGAGGCCAGTCAAGGAGGTCCAGACAGTCCTAGTAGCTGGACTCAACTAATAAGCCGCTGTAAGAACACGTCCCACCACATCCGCTCGGGCCTGGAACCTCAGGGGCAGTACCGCTTCCGAGTCAGAGCTTACAACTCGGCGGGGACCAGTGAACCGAGCCAGGAGTCCGACTTTGTGAAGATGGCAACTGCAA aggaaaagaaagaagagccAGAGTCGTACATCACAGTGATCACAGACACCAAACATAAAATCAAGGAGCACTACGATGTGCATGAGAAGCTGGGAGT TGGAAAATTTGGCGATGTGCACCGACTGACCCACAAAGAGACAGGCCAGGTGTGCGCGGGAAAGTTCTACCGAGCCCGGTCCTCCAAGGAGAAGGCGACAGCTCGCAAGGAGATCGAACTGATGAACAAGCTTCACCACCCGAAACTTGTGCAGTGTCTGGCTGCCTACGATACCCGGTCTGAGCTGGTCATGGTCATGGAGTA cATTGAAGGCGGCGAGCTCTTTGAACGCATCGTGGATGAGAACTTCGAGCACACGGAGCCCACCAGTGCCCGCTACATGCAGCAGATCCTGGAGGGCATGCAGTACGTCCACAAGCAGAACATCGTCCACCTGGACCTCAAACCAGAGAACATCGTCTGCGTGGACACGACTGGTACACGGATCAAGATCATCGACTTTGGCTTGGCGAGTGAACTGG AGGAGGGTAAACCTCTGATGGTGCTGCACGGTACGCCTGAGTTTGTGGCCCCCGAGGTGATCAACTATGAGCCTGTGGGCCTGGAGACCGACATGTGGAGCATTGGAGTCATCTGCTTCATCTT GCTCAGTGGAGAATCCCCCTTCCAGGGAAACAGTGATGCTGAGACTTTTACTCTTGTGACTGCTGCCCGTTACGAGTTCGATGAGGAGAGTTTTGAGGACATCTCGGATCAAGCTAAAGACTTTATCAGCTCGCTGCTAAAGAAAGATTGCAG AGGCAGGTTATCTTGTACCGAAGCCCTCGCTCACCCTTGGATGGCCTCTTTCACCCCTCTGAGCCGCAGACCCACCAAGTCCCTCAATAAGGAGAAGATGAGACATTTTCTGGCCAAGCGCAAGTGGAAG AAAACTGGCAAGGCTGTTTTGGCCCTACAGCGAATGGCTAACCTCTCCAGCAGGCCAGACTCTCCTGGCAGCTCCTCAGAGG AGCCAGGCTGGAGCcaggaggcagaggaggccATCCAGTCGCTGGAGAAGCAGCTTCACATCGAGCCTCGCTTCCAGCAGGCCCTGAAGGACGCCACCCTTCCCAAGGGAGCCACCGCTCAGCTAACATGCCTTGTCAATG GTTACCCGCAGCCGGAGGTGAAGTGGCTTCAGAATGAGAAGCCGGTGTCTGAATCGTGCAGAGTGACCATGGAGCAACAAGAAGACGGACGCTGCTCTCTGGTTCTGGCTGATCTGGAGCCTTCAGACTCCGGGGTTTATGTGTGCAGAGCCAGTAACAAGCTGGGGGAAGCGATGTGCTCTGCCAAACTCAAAGTGGAGCAGTGA
- the LOC111579054 gene encoding myosin light chain kinase, smooth muscle-like isoform X3, translating into MEKDGRKPKTFVSTFRLALKPQKQPIGVKKQRENGLDATNRTLMGNNKPGIPSATDSRQTKAQSLEVPHFKEPLRDCTVRDGSDATFQGVITGSQPLSISWLHNATKEILSTNHHEVTSKAASLGNTGLSSASKGESKKEKDKVSTGIKDNNPQTKVSTSKGPPVEFLDPPEQVEVRVGEQARLRCEFRSSSTPVACCWIYNRDKVVAGCQRISVNSTKTQSSIEISHAVPEDTGLYTVVVRNRTGSAQHTVSLSVIDRPDPPASHPVVSQLSTSSLVLSWTGPSYDGGTAVLGYIVEASQGGPDSPSSWTQLISRCKNTSHHIRSGLEPQGQYRFRVRAYNSAGTSEPSQESDFVKMATAKEKKEEPESYITVITDTKHKIKEHYDVHEKLGVGKFGDVHRLTHKETGQVCAGKFYRARSSKEKATARKEIELMNKLHHPKLVQCLAAYDTRSELVMVMEYIEGGELFERIVDENFEHTEPTSARYMQQILEGMQYVHKQNIVHLDLKPENIVCVDTTGTRIKIIDFGLASELEEGKPLMVLHGTPEFVAPEVINYEPVGLETDMWSIGVICFILLSGESPFQGNSDAETFTLVTAARYEFDEESFEDISDQAKDFISSLLKKDCRGRLSCTEALAHPWMASFTPLSRRPTKSLNKEKMRHFLAKRKWKKTGKAVLALQRMANLSSRPDSPGSSSEEPGWSQEAEEAIQSLEKQLHIEPRFQQALKDATLPKGATAQLTCLVNGYPQPEVKWLQNEKPVSESCRVTMEQQEDGRCSLVLADLEPSDSGVYVCRASNKLGEAMCSAKLKVEQ; encoded by the exons ATGGAGAAAGACGGTAGGAAACCGAAGACCTTTGTGTCCACCTTCCGGTTGGCCCTCAAGCCTCAAAAGCAACCTATCGGTgtgaagaagcagagagagaatgGACTGGATGCAACAAACAGGACTTTGATGGGAAACAACAAACCGGGAATCCCATCTGCAACAG ATTCCAGGCAGACAAAAGCTCAGAGTCTGGAAGTGCCTCACTTCAAAGAACCACTCAGGGACTGTACAGTCCGTGATGGAAGTGATGCTACTTTTCAAGGTGTTATCACCGGAAGTCAACCTCTGAGCATTTCCTGGCTACACAATG CAACAAAGGAAATCCTCAGTACAAACCACCATGAGGTCACATCTAAGGCTGCGTCACTCGGTAACACAGGATTGTCCTCAGCTTCTAAAGGAGAaagcaaaaaggaaaaggaCAAAG TCTCCACAGGTATCAAAGATAACAACCCTCAAACAAAAGTCTCCACCAGCAAAG GGCCTCCGGTGGAGTTTCTGGACCCACCTGAGCAGGTGGAGGTTCGAGTGGGCGAACAGGCCCGACTACGCTGTGAGTTCAGGAGCAGCTCCACACCTGTGGCCTGTTGCTGGATTTACAACAGAGACAAG GTGGTAGCAGGATGCCAACGGATTTCAGTCAACAGCACCAAGACACAGAGCAGCATTGAGATCTCTCACGCCGTTCCAGAAGACACAGGATTGTACACTGTTGTTGTACGAAACAGAACCGGATCCGCTCAGCACACAGTTTCCCTCAGTGTCATAG ACCGGCCTGATCCGCCAGCATCCCATCCTGTTGTTTCCCAGCTGTCCACCTCATCCCTGGTCCTGTCCTGGACTGGTCCCAGCTACGACGGAGGCACAGCTGTGTTGGGTTACATCGTAGAGGCCAGTCAAGGAGGTCCAGACAGTCCTAGTAGCTGGACTCAACTAATAAGCCGCTGTAAGAACACGTCCCACCACATCCGCTCGGGCCTGGAACCTCAGGGGCAGTACCGCTTCCGAGTCAGAGCTTACAACTCGGCGGGGACCAGTGAACCGAGCCAGGAGTCCGACTTTGTGAAGATGGCAACTGCAA aggaaaagaaagaagagccAGAGTCGTACATCACAGTGATCACAGACACCAAACATAAAATCAAGGAGCACTACGATGTGCATGAGAAGCTGGGAGT TGGAAAATTTGGCGATGTGCACCGACTGACCCACAAAGAGACAGGCCAGGTGTGCGCGGGAAAGTTCTACCGAGCCCGGTCCTCCAAGGAGAAGGCGACAGCTCGCAAGGAGATCGAACTGATGAACAAGCTTCACCACCCGAAACTTGTGCAGTGTCTGGCTGCCTACGATACCCGGTCTGAGCTGGTCATGGTCATGGAGTA cATTGAAGGCGGCGAGCTCTTTGAACGCATCGTGGATGAGAACTTCGAGCACACGGAGCCCACCAGTGCCCGCTACATGCAGCAGATCCTGGAGGGCATGCAGTACGTCCACAAGCAGAACATCGTCCACCTGGACCTCAAACCAGAGAACATCGTCTGCGTGGACACGACTGGTACACGGATCAAGATCATCGACTTTGGCTTGGCGAGTGAACTGG AGGAGGGTAAACCTCTGATGGTGCTGCACGGTACGCCTGAGTTTGTGGCCCCCGAGGTGATCAACTATGAGCCTGTGGGCCTGGAGACCGACATGTGGAGCATTGGAGTCATCTGCTTCATCTT GCTCAGTGGAGAATCCCCCTTCCAGGGAAACAGTGATGCTGAGACTTTTACTCTTGTGACTGCTGCCCGTTACGAGTTCGATGAGGAGAGTTTTGAGGACATCTCGGATCAAGCTAAAGACTTTATCAGCTCGCTGCTAAAGAAAGATTGCAG AGGCAGGTTATCTTGTACCGAAGCCCTCGCTCACCCTTGGATGGCCTCTTTCACCCCTCTGAGCCGCAGACCCACCAAGTCCCTCAATAAGGAGAAGATGAGACATTTTCTGGCCAAGCGCAAGTGGAAG AAAACTGGCAAGGCTGTTTTGGCCCTACAGCGAATGGCTAACCTCTCCAGCAGGCCAGACTCTCCTGGCAGCTCCTCAGAGG AGCCAGGCTGGAGCcaggaggcagaggaggccATCCAGTCGCTGGAGAAGCAGCTTCACATCGAGCCTCGCTTCCAGCAGGCCCTGAAGGACGCCACCCTTCCCAAGGGAGCCACCGCTCAGCTAACATGCCTTGTCAATG GTTACCCGCAGCCGGAGGTGAAGTGGCTTCAGAATGAGAAGCCGGTGTCTGAATCGTGCAGAGTGACCATGGAGCAACAAGAAGACGGACGCTGCTCTCTGGTTCTGGCTGATCTGGAGCCTTCAGACTCCGGGGTTTATGTGTGCAGAGCCAGTAACAAGCTGGGGGAAGCGATGTGCTCTGCCAAACTCAAAGTGGAGCAGTGA
- the LOC111579054 gene encoding myosin light chain kinase, smooth muscle-like isoform X2, translated as MEKDGRKPKTFVSTFRLALKPQKQPIGVKKQRENGLDATNRTLMGNNKPGIPSATDSRQTKAQSLEVPHFKEPLRDCTVRDGSDATFQGVITGSQPLSISWLHNVNLRHSVYTGTATKEILSTNHHEVTSKAASLGNTGLSSASKGESKKEKDKVSTGIKDNNPQTKVSTSKGPPVEFLDPPEQVEVRVGEQARLRCEFRSSSTPVACCWIYNRDKVVAGCQRISVNSTKTQSSIEISHAVPEDTGLYTVVVRNRTGSAQHTVSLSVIDRPDPPASHPVVSQLSTSSLVLSWTGPSYDGGTAVLGYIVEASQGGPDSPSSWTQLISRCKNTSHHIRSGLEPQGQYRFRVRAYNSAGTSEPSQESDFVKMATAKEKKEEPESYITVITDTKHKIKEHYDVHEKLGVGKFGDVHRLTHKETGQVCAGKFYRARSSKEKATARKEIELMNKLHHPKLVQCLAAYDTRSELVMVMEYIEGGELFERIVDENFEHTEPTSARYMQQILEGMQYVHKQNIVHLDLKPENIVCVDTTGTRIKIIDFGLASELEEGKPLMVLHGTPEFVAPEVINYEPVGLETDMWSIGVICFILLSGESPFQGNSDAETFTLVTAARYEFDEESFEDISDQAKDFISSLLKKDCRGRLSCTEALAHPWMASFTPLSRRPTKSLNKEKMRHFLAKRKWKKTGKAVLALQRMANLSSRPDSPGSSSEEPGWSQEAEEAIQSLEKQLHIEPRFQQALKDATLPKGATAQLTCLVNGYPQPEVKWLQNEKPVSESCRVTMEQQEDGRCSLVLADLEPSDSGVYVCRASNKLGEAMCSAKLKVEQ; from the exons ATGGAGAAAGACGGTAGGAAACCGAAGACCTTTGTGTCCACCTTCCGGTTGGCCCTCAAGCCTCAAAAGCAACCTATCGGTgtgaagaagcagagagagaatgGACTGGATGCAACAAACAGGACTTTGATGGGAAACAACAAACCGGGAATCCCATCTGCAACAG ATTCCAGGCAGACAAAAGCTCAGAGTCTGGAAGTGCCTCACTTCAAAGAACCACTCAGGGACTGTACAGTCCGTGATGGAAGTGATGCTACTTTTCAAGGTGTTATCACCGGAAGTCAACCTCTGAGCATTTCCTGGCTACACAATG TAAACCTGCGTCACTCTGTTTACACTGGAACAGCAACAAAGGAAATCCTCAGTACAAACCACCATGAGGTCACATCTAAGGCTGCGTCACTCGGTAACACAGGATTGTCCTCAGCTTCTAAAGGAGAaagcaaaaaggaaaaggaCAAAG TCTCCACAGGTATCAAAGATAACAACCCTCAAACAAAAGTCTCCACCAGCAAAG GGCCTCCGGTGGAGTTTCTGGACCCACCTGAGCAGGTGGAGGTTCGAGTGGGCGAACAGGCCCGACTACGCTGTGAGTTCAGGAGCAGCTCCACACCTGTGGCCTGTTGCTGGATTTACAACAGAGACAAG GTGGTAGCAGGATGCCAACGGATTTCAGTCAACAGCACCAAGACACAGAGCAGCATTGAGATCTCTCACGCCGTTCCAGAAGACACAGGATTGTACACTGTTGTTGTACGAAACAGAACCGGATCCGCTCAGCACACAGTTTCCCTCAGTGTCATAG ACCGGCCTGATCCGCCAGCATCCCATCCTGTTGTTTCCCAGCTGTCCACCTCATCCCTGGTCCTGTCCTGGACTGGTCCCAGCTACGACGGAGGCACAGCTGTGTTGGGTTACATCGTAGAGGCCAGTCAAGGAGGTCCAGACAGTCCTAGTAGCTGGACTCAACTAATAAGCCGCTGTAAGAACACGTCCCACCACATCCGCTCGGGCCTGGAACCTCAGGGGCAGTACCGCTTCCGAGTCAGAGCTTACAACTCGGCGGGGACCAGTGAACCGAGCCAGGAGTCCGACTTTGTGAAGATGGCAACTGCAA aggaaaagaaagaagagccAGAGTCGTACATCACAGTGATCACAGACACCAAACATAAAATCAAGGAGCACTACGATGTGCATGAGAAGCTGGGAGT TGGAAAATTTGGCGATGTGCACCGACTGACCCACAAAGAGACAGGCCAGGTGTGCGCGGGAAAGTTCTACCGAGCCCGGTCCTCCAAGGAGAAGGCGACAGCTCGCAAGGAGATCGAACTGATGAACAAGCTTCACCACCCGAAACTTGTGCAGTGTCTGGCTGCCTACGATACCCGGTCTGAGCTGGTCATGGTCATGGAGTA cATTGAAGGCGGCGAGCTCTTTGAACGCATCGTGGATGAGAACTTCGAGCACACGGAGCCCACCAGTGCCCGCTACATGCAGCAGATCCTGGAGGGCATGCAGTACGTCCACAAGCAGAACATCGTCCACCTGGACCTCAAACCAGAGAACATCGTCTGCGTGGACACGACTGGTACACGGATCAAGATCATCGACTTTGGCTTGGCGAGTGAACTGG AGGAGGGTAAACCTCTGATGGTGCTGCACGGTACGCCTGAGTTTGTGGCCCCCGAGGTGATCAACTATGAGCCTGTGGGCCTGGAGACCGACATGTGGAGCATTGGAGTCATCTGCTTCATCTT GCTCAGTGGAGAATCCCCCTTCCAGGGAAACAGTGATGCTGAGACTTTTACTCTTGTGACTGCTGCCCGTTACGAGTTCGATGAGGAGAGTTTTGAGGACATCTCGGATCAAGCTAAAGACTTTATCAGCTCGCTGCTAAAGAAAGATTGCAG AGGCAGGTTATCTTGTACCGAAGCCCTCGCTCACCCTTGGATGGCCTCTTTCACCCCTCTGAGCCGCAGACCCACCAAGTCCCTCAATAAGGAGAAGATGAGACATTTTCTGGCCAAGCGCAAGTGGAAG AAAACTGGCAAGGCTGTTTTGGCCCTACAGCGAATGGCTAACCTCTCCAGCAGGCCAGACTCTCCTGGCAGCTCCTCAGAGG AGCCAGGCTGGAGCcaggaggcagaggaggccATCCAGTCGCTGGAGAAGCAGCTTCACATCGAGCCTCGCTTCCAGCAGGCCCTGAAGGACGCCACCCTTCCCAAGGGAGCCACCGCTCAGCTAACATGCCTTGTCAATG GTTACCCGCAGCCGGAGGTGAAGTGGCTTCAGAATGAGAAGCCGGTGTCTGAATCGTGCAGAGTGACCATGGAGCAACAAGAAGACGGACGCTGCTCTCTGGTTCTGGCTGATCTGGAGCCTTCAGACTCCGGGGTTTATGTGTGCAGAGCCAGTAACAAGCTGGGGGAAGCGATGTGCTCTGCCAAACTCAAAGTGGAGCAGTGA